One window from the genome of Verrucomicrobiia bacterium encodes:
- a CDS encoding LamG domain-containing protein has protein sequence MNPYGPFTTLAWVLWGNNWVNTFVTDTVDTLTANSWYHVVLTYDGAAAFALYVNGHLGASAIWSGFVPNQGGSANFGWRSDNDWKAFAGTVDDVAFYNQALTPQQIQAHYQATVRLTITKIGNDVMLSWPFGRARERGLFAGGA, from the coding sequence ATGAATCCTTACGGCCCTTTCACTACATTGGCTTGGGTCCTATGGGGGAACAATTGGGTCAACACTTTCGTAACCGATACCGTTGATACTCTGACGGCCAACTCCTGGTATCACGTGGTGCTCACCTATGACGGCGCCGCCGCCTTCGCTCTTTATGTCAATGGCCATTTAGGCGCCTCCGCCATTTGGAGCGGTTTTGTGCCTAATCAAGGTGGCTCTGCCAATTTCGGCTGGCGGAGTGATAATGATTGGAAGGCCTTTGCCGGCACCGTGGATGACGTCGCTTTCTATAACCAGGCATTGACCCCGCAACAAATCCAGGCGCATTACCAGGCGACCGTCCGGCTCACCATCACAAAAATCGGCAACGATGTCATGCTTTCCTGGCCCTTCGGCAGGGCTAGGGAGAGGGGCCTGTTCGCTGGTGGCGCTTAA
- the xth gene encoding exodeoxyribonuclease III encodes MKIATYNVNGIRSRLANLIEWLQRETPDVVCLQELKASEEAFPALTICSAGYGAVWHGQKSWNGVAILARDTNPVETRRGLPDGTEDTHSRYIEAMVKGILVGCLYLPNGNPQPGPKFDYKLAWFERLLRHAASLCPSGQPVVLAGDYNVVPTDFDIYDPRSWRKDALLQPQTRACYQRLLAQGWTDALRAHFPDQRVYTFWDYFRQHWQRNSGLRIDHLLLNPPLKSQLADAGVDTWVRGQPGASDHAPAWVRLR; translated from the coding sequence ATGAAAATTGCGACTTACAACGTCAACGGCATTAGGTCGCGTCTGGCCAATTTAATTGAGTGGCTGCAACGGGAAACGCCCGATGTCGTGTGCCTTCAGGAACTGAAGGCGAGCGAGGAGGCCTTTCCTGCTCTGACGATTTGTTCTGCGGGTTATGGGGCGGTTTGGCATGGGCAGAAGTCCTGGAACGGGGTGGCTATTCTGGCGCGTGACACCAATCCGGTTGAAACTCGCCGGGGGCTGCCCGATGGCACTGAGGATACGCACAGCCGATATATTGAGGCAATGGTCAAGGGAATCCTGGTCGGCTGCTTGTACCTGCCAAACGGGAACCCACAACCAGGGCCCAAATTCGATTACAAGCTGGCCTGGTTTGAACGGTTACTGCGCCATGCGGCCAGCCTGTGCCCAAGCGGCCAACCCGTGGTGCTGGCCGGCGATTACAATGTCGTGCCTACTGATTTTGACATTTACGACCCGCGCTCGTGGCGTAAAGACGCGTTGCTTCAGCCGCAGACCCGGGCTTGTTACCAGCGGCTGCTGGCCCAAGGCTGGACCGATGCGCTTCGGGCGCATTTCCCGGACCAGCGGGTGTACACTTTCTGGGATTACTTCCGCCAACACTGGCAAAGGAACTCCGGGCTGCGGATCGATCATCTCCTGCTAAACCCTCCGCTCAAATCGCAACTGGCCGATGCCGGCGTGGACACGTGGGTGCGCGGCCAGCCCGGGGCCAGTGATCACGCCCCGGCTTGGGTGCGTCTCAGGTGA